The Candidatus Hydrogenisulfobacillus filiaventi sequence ATGATGGCATCCTTCTTCCTGATAATGTAACGATACCGGTTCCGGAGCCTCGCTACCTCACATCATACGCTGATGGAGCCCGAGGCACAACGGGACCATTACATTTTTCGGGCGTGAAGAGTGCGGGAGGCCCGCCGGGTGCGTCAGGTTTTCCCGGGCCCGGAGGTGGTGGCGGGCCTCCATGGTTTCCTAAAATGTTATAATGCTCAAATAGGGAATCAAAGGGAGGAGGGGGCGGCCGTGGCGCTGGTGGCGGTCTGGTATGCCCCGAACACACCGACCTTGGTCGGGGACCTGGGAGTGGACCACCCGGCCACCCGGGCGGCCCTGCGGGCGCTGGGGGCGGCGGTGGCGGAGCAGGTGGAAGTGGTGGCGGTGGTCAGTCCCCATTTCGTGACCGGCGGAGCCCTGGGACTGGTAGCGGGCACGCCCCTCAAGCAGTTGTTCGACTTCTGGGGTTTCCCCCCCGAGTTCTATCAACGGCGCTACCCGGCGCCCGGGGCGCCGGGCGCGGCGGCCCGGCTGCTGGCCCTGGCCGCGGCGGCCGGGGTGCGGCTGGAGGCGGTGGACTGGGGCCTGGACCATGGGGCCTGGGCGCCGTTGTGGCACCTTTTCCCGGCGGCGGACGTGCCGGTGCTGCCGCTGTCCATTGCCCCGGATCAGGGGGCGGAAGCGCATGAGGCGTTAGGCCGGCTGCTGCGGCAGCTGGCAGGGGAAATGAACCTGGCGGTGCTGGCGACCGGTTCCCTGATCCATCGCCTGGACCTTTGGAATACCCCCGGCGCCCGCCTGCCGGAGCGCGCCCGGGCCTACCTGGACGGGGTGCTGGCCGCCTGGGAAGCGGGCAGCTGGGAGCGGATGTGGGCCCTGCCGGCGACCTGGCGGGCGGCGGCCGACCCCGAAGGCCGGGAGCTGCCGTTGCGGGTGCTGGCGGGGGTGGTGCCGCGGTTCCACGCGGAGGTGCTGGCCCGGGAGATGGAGTTCGAGGCGGTCTCCCTGACCACGGTGCGGTTTGAGCCGGCGTCCGCCGCCTGAAAACCGGAACGCCGGCCCCGGGACCCGCTGGCGGGTCCCGGCAGCCGGCGGATGCCTGCCCGGGCGGGCTCCGGCGTTAGTGAATGGGAATGCGACGGCTCTGGTTGGTGTCGGCCTTGGGCAGCTTCAAGCTCAATACGCCGTCCTGCAGGGAGGCTTCGGCGTGTTCGACATCCACTTCGCCCGGCAGGTCGAGCTCGTACTGGATGACCCCCATGGTCCGCGTCTTGTGACGCAGGATGCCGGTGCGCTCACGCTCCTTGCGCTCGGCCTGGATCATGAGGCGCTGGCTGGAGACATTGATGGAGATGTCCTCTTTCTTTATCCCGGGCAGTTCGACTTCCA is a genomic window containing:
- a CDS encoding Heat shock protein Hsp20, producing MARLPMRKDSGENVSMWDPFRELNRINRELEAAMARWQNLWEPAEGMQPAADLEETDDAYLVEVELPGIKKEDISINVSSQRLMIQAERKERERTGILRHKTRTMGVIQYELDLPGEVDVEHAEASLQDGVLSLKLPKADTNQSRRIPIH
- a CDS encoding LigB domain-containing protein gives rise to the protein MALVAVWYAPNTPTLVGDLGVDHPATRAALRALGAAVAEQVEVVAVVSPHFVTGGALGLVAGTPLKQLFDFWGFPPEFYQRRYPAPGAPGAAARLLALAAAAGVRLEAVDWGLDHGAWAPLWHLFPAADVPVLPLSIAPDQGAEAHEALGRLLRQLAGEMNLAVLATGSLIHRLDLWNTPGARLPERARAYLDGVLAAWEAGSWERMWALPATWRAAADPEGRELPLRVLAGVVPRFHAEVLAREMEFEAVSLTTVRFEPASAA